The genomic DNA ATCCAGTCGGCGGCCAGGTTCATCAGCGCCACGTCCTCGTCGATCAGCTTCTTCATGCCGGGCCGCAGTACCTTGACTGCCACCTGCGTGCCGTCCGGCAGCGCGGCGAAGTGCACCTGGGCGATCGACGCGGATGCCACCGGGATGCGTTCGAAGCGGGCGAACAGCTGGTCGGGATGGGCGCCCAGCGAACGCTCGATCTGGGCGACGGCCAGGTCGGAGTCGAACGGCGGCACCCGGTCCTGCAGCTTGGACAGCTCGATCACGATGTCAGCAGGGATCAGGTCGCTGCGGGTGGACAGCACCTGGCCCAGCTTGACGAAGATTGGGCCCAGCTCTTCCAGCGCCAGGCGCAGGCGCACGGCGCGCGGGCTGGACAGGTCGCGCCAGAAAAAGGCCGTATCGATAAAGCGGTTGATGCCGGGCTTGTCGAAGCCCGAAATCGCGATCTCGTCGAGGCCATATTTGACGAGGACGCGCAAAATCTTGAGCAGGCGAAGAAATTTCAGGATCATCGAGTTTCCGTGTCGGGGGTGGTGCCGGCAGGCGCCTTGGCGGCCTGGCGTCGTGCGTATTGCTGTTCCAGCTTTTCCAGCCGCTTGATGGCACGCTCGACGTCGTCACGCAAACGCGTGACACCGGTGGCGAACTCCTCGGTCACGGCCGGCCGCACCAGCAAGGGCTGCTCCTCCAGGAAATACTCGGCCACGTTTTCGGTCAGCTTGCGCTGGCCCGTCTGCAGCGACGCCAGCGCCGACTTCGCGCCGGACACCACGCGCACGGCGGCGATCGGTCCGACCAGCTTTTCCAGGTCGTGCTCGGCTTCCCAGCGCAGCGACTGCGACAGGCGCGAGATCGCGTTGGCGAACTCCGCGTCGCCTTCGATCTGGACATAGGAAAAAGCCCGTTCGCGGTTCTGCGCGATCAGCGGCAGGTCGGACAGTTTCAGCCGGATCGTGACGGCCGGCACGACGTCGTTTGACGCGGCCTGCACCATGCCATCGGCCGCGACCATCAGGCGCAGCTCGACGGGCGACGCATCGATGCGCGCGACCTTGCCGGCATACTGTTTCAGTTCGGCGCGCGCCCAGTCCTCCTGCGCCAGCAGGTGGTTGATCGTGGCCGCGGCCGGCATCGACAGGGTCGGCAGGCCGGGCAGCTGCCCCGGAAAAGGCAGCAAGGCAAACAAGTTGGGAAGCATATCGGGAGCCCAAAAAACAAAACCGCCCTGGAAAATCCCGGGCGGTCTTGATCTTACCAGTTTGCAGGAGTTTAACCCTGCACAAAGAGCACTTTCGTGGGTCGGCTCCGTCAGGCGACCTGCTGGATACCGCCCAGCAGCCAGCCCGCATTGCCTTGCACCGGCTTGACCAGGTTCCACACTTCGTGGAACGGCTCGGCCAGGGCGTCCGGCGCCGGCTTGATCTGGCCGCGGAATTCCACGCTGGCCAGGTAGTCGGTGCCGTTGTTCTCGATGCCGAGCAGCTCGGCATCGATGTGCACCACGTCCGTGTAGTCGGCCTTGCCGCCGCGCTCGGCGATCTGCAGCTTCAGCTCGGCAAACACTTCCGGCGTGGTGAACTCGCGGATGTCCGCCACGTCACCCTTGTCCCAGGCCGCTTGCAGGCGGATGAAATTGCCCTTGGCGTGACGCAGGAAGCTTTCCGTGTCGAAGTCCGCCGGCACGCCCCATGGGGTGTGGGCCGGGGCCGGCTTGCTCAGGTCGATGCCCGACGATACCGGCTGGTACGACGCTGGCTGCAAGCCGGAACCGATCTCGGGCGTCGCGACACCCCGGCTGACCGGCGTGTCGAAACTCTTGTTGTTGCCCAGACCGGCGCCGCCGAAGCCGCTGCTGGCGCCCGTGCCGCTGTAGCCGGCCATGGCGGGACGTCCGCCCTGCGCGCGGCCGCGGATCAGGCGCCAGACCAGGAAGATCGCACCGGCAATCAGGGCGAACGTCAGGATCGTGCCGATGGCGCTGGCCATCGCGCCGCCCAGGCCGAAGTGCGACAGCAGCGCGCCCAGGCCCAGGCCCAGCAAGGCGCCACCGAGGATGCCTTTCCATGGGCTAGGCCGCGGCGGCGTCATGCCAGGCGTCGGTGCCGGCGTCGCGGCCGGGCGGTTGACGCCCTGCTGCGGCGTGGCGGCAGGTGCCGGCCGGGGCGCCATCTGCTTGACGCTTTGCGACTGGCGGCCGATGGAACGGCCGCCGCCCATCGGGCGCGCCGCCAGCTCGGCCATCATGGTCAGGGCCGACAGCGCGATGGTCGCGCCGATCAGGAATTTTTTCAGTTTCATGGCATTTCCTTACAGTTTGATGCCGGTGTGCAGCGCAGCCACGCCGGCCGTCAGGTTGTAATACTGGACGCGCTCCAGCCCTGCCGCCTGCATCATCGTCTTCAGGGTTTCCTGATCGGGATGCATGCGGATCGATTCGGCCAGATAACGGTAACTCTCGGCATCGCCGGCGATTTTCTGTCCGAGCCACGGTAACACGGAGAACGAATACAGGTCGTACGGCTTCTGCAAGGGGTCCGCGACCTTCGAGAATTCCAGCACCAGCAATTTGCCGCCCGGCTTCAATACGCGCCGCATTTCCGACAGCGCCACGTCCTTGTGCGTCATGTTGCGCAGGCCGAAGGCGACACTGACGCGGTCGAAATAATTGTTCGGGAACGGCAGCTTTTCCGCATCGCACAACAAGGTGGGGGTGACAAGGCCGCGATTCAAGAGCCGGTCGCGGCCCACGCGCAGCATCGACTCGTTAATATCGGTCAGCCATACCTCGCCCGTCGGCCCGGCCTGCTTGGCAAACGCCTTGGCCAGGTCGCCCGTGCCGCCCGCGATGTCCAGCACCTTGAAGCCAGGCCGCACGCCCGCGTTGGCGATGGTGAACGTTTTCCAGAGGCGGTGCAGGCCGCCGGACATCAGGTCGTTCATCACATCGTACTTGGCGGCGACGGAATGGAAGACCTTGGCAACTTCCTTGACTTTCTCGTCTTCGTTGACGGTCTTGTAGCCGAAATGGGTGGTGTTGGTCATGGTGAGGGGGCCTGTTGAACTGACAGCATTATACAAGCGCTACCGTCCCACCCCGCCATCTTGCCGATTCCTGCGAAATCGCTTGACTTATTTGCAATTTGCAGCATTTCTTCAAAAATCTGTCAACCGGCCTCCGCAACGCTGCGTTAAGTGATCAGTCAGGCCCAACGGCCAAGTCAACAACGGAGGAACACCATGCAAGTTCAACATCAACTCCCGAAGGATATCTATTTCCCGGAGATCGATGAGGCAACCCGCCAGATGATCGACGCCACCGACGCGCAAGCCCGCCGCGCGCAGGCCGACAAGGTCCCGGCTCCGATGCCGTTCAATGCAGAAGCCATCCGCACCCTGCCGCCGGCAGCCCGCGCCGCCTTCCGTTACATCTGGGAACGCGAGCAGCGCCGCTACGAAGAGTTCATGCTGAACAACCGCGCCGCCGCGAACTAAGTGTAAATTGCCAGAAAAATGGGGACAGACCCCATTTTTCTGGCAACAAGGTTCGGAACATTCCGGGACAGTCCCGGAATGTTCTGGTTACAGCTTCAGGTGGCCGCGCAGCGTCGTGCTGTCGTAGGCTTTGCGGAACAGGCCGCGCCGTTGCAGCTCCGGCACCACCAGCTCCAGCAAGTCGTCCAGGCCGCCCGGTAGTGTCGGCGGCATCAGGTTGAAGCCGTCCGCCGCCTCGTTCTCGAACCACAGCTGCATCTGGTCCGCCACCTGCGCTGCCGTGCCGACCACCGTCAGGTGGCCCCGGCCACCAGCAATGCGCTCATAGAGTTGCCTTATCGTCAGGTTTTCCCCTTGTGCAAGTTGGGTCAGCAAGTGCTGCCGGCTGCGCTGGCCGTCCGCCGTTTCCGGCAGTGCCGGCAGCGGGCCGTCGAGCGGATAGCCTGACAGGTCGAAGTTGCCGATCATCCGGCCCAGCAGCGCCAGTCCGGCCTGCGGTTCGATCAGTTCCTGCAGGGCAGCGAACTTATCCTGCGCCTCCCCTTCGGTTCTGCCCACCACGGCAAAAATCCCTGGGGTGATGCGCAGGCTGTCCGGCGCGCGCCCATGCCGGGTTACACGTTCTTTCATGTCGCGATAAAACGCCTGCGCGGCCGCCAGCGACGGCTGCGCCGTGAACACGACGTCCGCTGTGGCTGCCGCCAGCGCGCGCCCCGGTTCGGAACTGCCGGCCTGCACGACGAGCGGCCGGCCCTGCGGGCTGGGCGGCACGTTCAGCGGACCGGCCACGCGGAAGTGCTCGCCCTGGTGATCCAGCTTACGGACATGAGCCGGGTCGAGCAGCTTGCCGGCCGCCTTGTCGTTGGCGAACGCGCCCTCCTCCCAGCTGTTCCACAGGCCGTCGACAACTTGATAAAACTCGTGCGCGCGAGCATAGCGCTGACCGTGTTCGACGTGACGGTCACGACCGAAATTGGCCGCTTCCGCCGCGTTGTCGGAGGTGACCAGGTTCCAGCCCGCGCGCCCGTTCGAGATGCTGTCCAGCGAGGCGAACAGCCGCGCCACGTGGTACGGCTCGTTGTACGTGGTCGTCGCGGTCGCGATCAGGCCGATGCGCTCCGTCACCGCCGCCAGCGCGGACAGCAAGGTGACCGGCTCCAGCGACGGCGCACCGGTCAGCGCCACGCTGTCGGCGAAGAACACGGCATCCAGCGCGGCCCGCTCGGCCTTTTGCACCAGCGCGCGATACACGGCGAACGGCGGCGCTGCCAGGTCCGTATCCGGATGGCGCCACGCGGCCACGTGGTGGCCATGGCGCAGTAGGAAGGCGCACAGGCTCATTTGACGGATCGCCATCAGAACTCCTTGCGCGCGGTGATGCCGAAGTAGCGACGGTCGTCGCGCGGCACCACGCGCGTCACGTAGCCCGTCGCCGTGACGAGGTTCGTCGCATACGACTTGTCGGCCAGGTTCTTGCCGACCAGTGCCACCTTCCAGCCGCCGGCGGACGACGACAGCTCGATGGCCGCGTTGACGATGCCGTAGGCCGGCTGGATCGCATCCGGCGACTGGAACAGGTCGTACTGCGTGCGGGTCTGATATGAGTAATCGGCACTGAAGTCGGCGTTCCAGCCGTTCGCGAGCGGCAGCGCATAGGCGGCCCGCACGAAGCTCTTGAAGTGCGGTGCGAACGGCAGCGTCTTGCCGTTCAGGTTGCACGAGGCGGCGGCGGCCGGCGGGCAGTTGAACTGGTCGATGCGCGCGTCCGTATAGGCCAGCGCCGCGCTCAAGGTGACGCGGTTCGACGGCCGCGCGCTGACGTCGATCTCGGCACCGCGCGTGGAGACATCACCGGCGTTGACAAGGCGCGTGACCACGGCGCCGGCCACGGTGTCGTAGAAATTGGCCTGGTAGTTCGCATACTCGGTATGGAACAGCGCCACGTTGACGGTGAGGCGGCGCTCGAACGCGCTGCCCTTGATGCCGGCCTCGAACGAGTTCGACGTTTCCGGTGCCAGTGCCAGCGTATCGCGCGGCAGCATGTTGAAGAAGACGTTGTAGGCCGGGCCCTTGTAGCCGCGCGAGTAGGTTGCAAACGCCGTCGCATTCGGCGCCAAGTCGTGCTGCACGCCGAGCCGGCCCGAGTAGCCGGTCTCGGACGTGTCGCCCGCGCTTTGCGTGCCCGGCTGCACGCCGGGGAAGGCCACGGTTCGGGTGGACGTGCGCGCATGGTCGTAGGCCAGCTCGTCGCGCGTCCAGCGAGCGCCGGCCAGCAGGCGCCACGCGGGCGCGACGTTGATCGTGGCTTCGCCGAACAGTGCGTAGCTGTCGCTGTCGATGCCGTAGTCGGCGCGGCCGCTGTCGGTGGCGGTGGTCGTGACGCCGGTGGTGACTATACGTCGGTAGGTCTCGCGGTCACGCCCGTGCAGGTAGAAGGCGCCGGCCACGTATTCGATTGCCTGCTCGCGCGGCGAGGCCACGCGCAGCTCTTGCGACACCTGGCGGAAGTCCACGGTACCGATGTCGCGCGTAGCGGGATAGGCGCTCGTCACGCGCGCGACATCGGCGCTGTTGCCGATCGGGGAAGTGGTGGTGCGCTGCGTATTGTCCCAGTCGCGCAAGGCCGTGATCGACGTGAACGTGTAGCCGTCGCGACGCCATTCGAGCTGCGCCGAGATGCCCTTGTTGATGTCGGCGACGGCGTTGGCCAGGTCGGCGTTGACCTGGCGGTTCTCGCCGCTGGCGACGACCGGCAGCAGCGCCTGCGCGAAGGCGGCGCTGCTTTGCCGGTAGGCCGTCTGCGTGGGCGAGCTGTCCGACTTCAGGTAGTCGGCGATCAACGCGATGTCGAGGTCCGCGTTCGGCGTGAAGTCGAGCCGGCCGCGGATGCCGCGCCGCTCGTAGCCGTTGACCTTGCCGCCGCCCTGCACGTTGGTGACGTTGCCGTCGTAGTCCGACAGTACGGCGGTGACGGCACCACGCAGCACGCCCGGCTGCAGCGCGCCGGCGATGCCCGCACGCACGCGCTTTTCGTTGCCCTGGTAGTACGAGGCATCGACAAAGCCGCCCGGCTGCTCGCTGGCCGCGCGGCTGACGATATTGAGCACGCCGGACGACGCGTTCTTGCCGAACAGCGTGCCCTGCGGCCCGCGCAGCACTTCGATGCGGTCGATCTCGAGCAGGTCGATGGTGGCCTGGCCGGGCCGCGCGTACACCACGCCGTCCACTACCGTCGAGACGGTCGGCTCCACGCCGGGCGAGGTCGAGATGGTACCGATACCCCGGACGAACAAGGTCGAGTCCTTGTTGCCGCCCTGCTGGCGGAACGTGGCGCTGGGCACCTCCTGTACCACCGTGTCGATGCTGGTGCGGTTGCTGCGTTCGAGCCGTTCGCCATCGACCACCGACACGGCCAGCGGCACCGACTGCAACGAGGCGCTGCGGCGCGTGGCGGTCACCGTCACGCTGGCGACCGCCTCGCCC from Pseudoduganella armeniaca includes the following:
- a CDS encoding ubiquinone biosynthesis accessory factor UbiJ is translated as MPAAATINHLLAQEDWARAELKQYAGKVARIDASPVELRLMVAADGMVQAASNDVVPAVTIRLKLSDLPLIAQNRERAFSYVQIEGDAEFANAISRLSQSLRWEAEHDLEKLVGPIAAVRVVSGAKSALASLQTGQRKLTENVAEYFLEEQPLLVRPAVTEEFATGVTRLRDDVERAIKRLEKLEQQYARRQAAKAPAGTTPDTETR
- a CDS encoding TonB-dependent receptor, which encodes MRKQSGKVGFVVGGGLVLSAALAGAAENEAADAGQGEAVASVTVTATRRSASLQSVPLAVSVVDGERLERSNRTSIDTVVQEVPSATFRQQGGNKDSTLFVRGIGTISTSPGVEPTVSTVVDGVVYARPGQATIDLLEIDRIEVLRGPQGTLFGKNASSGVLNIVSRAASEQPGGFVDASYYQGNEKRVRAGIAGALQPGVLRGAVTAVLSDYDGNVTNVQGGGKVNGYERRGIRGRLDFTPNADLDIALIADYLKSDSSPTQTAYRQSSAAFAQALLPVVASGENRQVNADLANAVADINKGISAQLEWRRDGYTFTSITALRDWDNTQRTTTSPIGNSADVARVTSAYPATRDIGTVDFRQVSQELRVASPREQAIEYVAGAFYLHGRDRETYRRIVTTGVTTTATDSGRADYGIDSDSYALFGEATINVAPAWRLLAGARWTRDELAYDHARTSTRTVAFPGVQPGTQSAGDTSETGYSGRLGVQHDLAPNATAFATYSRGYKGPAYNVFFNMLPRDTLALAPETSNSFEAGIKGSAFERRLTVNVALFHTEYANYQANFYDTVAGAVVTRLVNAGDVSTRGAEIDVSARPSNRVTLSAALAYTDARIDQFNCPPAAAASCNLNGKTLPFAPHFKSFVRAAYALPLANGWNADFSADYSYQTRTQYDLFQSPDAIQPAYGIVNAAIELSSSAGGWKVALVGKNLADKSYATNLVTATGYVTRVVPRDDRRYFGITARKEF
- a CDS encoding LLM class flavin-dependent oxidoreductase, giving the protein MAIRQMSLCAFLLRHGHHVAAWRHPDTDLAAPPFAVYRALVQKAERAALDAVFFADSVALTGAPSLEPVTLLSALAAVTERIGLIATATTTYNEPYHVARLFASLDSISNGRAGWNLVTSDNAAEAANFGRDRHVEHGQRYARAHEFYQVVDGLWNSWEEGAFANDKAAGKLLDPAHVRKLDHQGEHFRVAGPLNVPPSPQGRPLVVQAGSSEPGRALAAATADVVFTAQPSLAAAQAFYRDMKERVTRHGRAPDSLRITPGIFAVVGRTEGEAQDKFAALQELIEPQAGLALLGRMIGNFDLSGYPLDGPLPALPETADGQRSRQHLLTQLAQGENLTIRQLYERIAGGRGHLTVVGTAAQVADQMQLWFENEAADGFNLMPPTLPGGLDDLLELVVPELQRRGLFRKAYDSTTLRGHLKL
- the ubiE gene encoding bifunctional demethylmenaquinone methyltransferase/2-methoxy-6-polyprenyl-1,4-benzoquinol methylase UbiE, which translates into the protein MTNTTHFGYKTVNEDEKVKEVAKVFHSVAAKYDVMNDLMSGGLHRLWKTFTIANAGVRPGFKVLDIAGGTGDLAKAFAKQAGPTGEVWLTDINESMLRVGRDRLLNRGLVTPTLLCDAEKLPFPNNYFDRVSVAFGLRNMTHKDVALSEMRRVLKPGGKLLVLEFSKVADPLQKPYDLYSFSVLPWLGQKIAGDAESYRYLAESIRMHPDQETLKTMMQAAGLERVQYYNLTAGVAALHTGIKL
- a CDS encoding Tim44 domain-containing protein, with protein sequence MKLKKFLIGATIALSALTMMAELAARPMGGGRSIGRQSQSVKQMAPRPAPAATPQQGVNRPAATPAPTPGMTPPRPSPWKGILGGALLGLGLGALLSHFGLGGAMASAIGTILTFALIAGAIFLVWRLIRGRAQGGRPAMAGYSGTGASSGFGGAGLGNNKSFDTPVSRGVATPEIGSGLQPASYQPVSSGIDLSKPAPAHTPWGVPADFDTESFLRHAKGNFIRLQAAWDKGDVADIREFTTPEVFAELKLQIAERGGKADYTDVVHIDAELLGIENNGTDYLASVEFRGQIKPAPDALAEPFHEVWNLVKPVQGNAGWLLGGIQQVA